CTTTTCAAGACATCTGATCTCAAATGTCTGACAATTTCATTCAACGCATCCTCATGATAGTATAAAAGAGACAAGGTATCACCATTAAGTCTCGTCTTGGACTCGAATATCTTTTTTAATTGCTCATTCTGTCTTTTCAAGATCGTCAACCTATTTCCCCCTGCGTCGGATCCCTgtttatcatcatcattatcattatcaccatcatcaaGTAAATTGTCTCTCTCGTtcaaaaagttttgaaagataaCTACATCAAGGTCGTCCTTACCCTTCACCTCAGACTTATTAAACTTTTGACTCAACTGCTTGGACAAAACATCCACATCCCAAAGTAATTGTTCCTTTCTCTGCTTGTTTGTCTGTAATTGATCCATTAGCCTTTCCACTAAACTATACATGTAACTCAGATTCTCAGTCTGAGGGCTCATGTAAAgctgttgtggttgctgctgctgggTCACTTGACCGCTTTGGCCTACCTGCTGCTGCTCTTGCTGCCTAACATCTGATCCCATTGTTCATTCTACAACTATTTCAAAAAACCCCTGAGTGTTTAGCAGCGCACTAGCTACCAAGTAAAATACTGTCTTGTTTTTGGTCTTTGTCGCCTGTCACCTTTTAATTATAGCTTACAGTCGAAAGTGCGGGT
The genomic region above belongs to Zygosaccharomyces rouxii strain CBS732 chromosome F complete sequence and contains:
- the FAR7 gene encoding Far7p (similar to uniprot|P43592 Saccharomyces cerevisiae YFR008W FAR7 Protein involved in G1 cell cycle arrest in response to pheromone in a pathway different from the Far1p-dependent pathway interacts with Far3p Far8p Far9p Far10p and Far11p), giving the protein MGSDVRQQEQQQVGQSGQVTQQQQPQQLYMSPQTENLSYMYSLVERLMDQLQTNKQRKEQLLWDVDVLSKQLSQKFNKSEVKGKDDLDVVIFQNFLNERDNLLDDGDNDNDDDKQGSDAGGNRLTILKRQNEQLKKIFESKTRLNGDTLSLLYYHEDALNEIVRHLRSDVLKSHEVFIERVRSKFNNEMIPKEDAEFSFYLENVKEIQKLIDFSQAYRSLLRLNDSEM